A single genomic interval of Oryzias latipes chromosome 3, ASM223467v1 harbors:
- the LOC101171318 gene encoding phosphatidate phosphatase LPIN1 isoform X1 — MTPMEEEEDLSIHSEDSSPPDSWSLLQTMNYVGQLAGQVFVQVKELYRGLNPATLSGCIDVIVVRQPDGSLQCSPFHVRFGKMGVLRSREKVVDIEINGEPVSLHMKLGENGEAFFVKEMENKLEVVPSYLATSPILSTGEDLMEKELRSPHHLDGSHPVQSLGAQYADGGTEKKRRKRRRKARPEAGGVGGAGGAGRREESGDDFSEDEDMFTIDLSSDDEKEGDNCRSSDQSPSANVHPISWPHLQSFSNVAKETPSIPALCGLSISCPQMISQFSSLAGSPDESPSLTPKSDSELTNRANPEMQWAWGELPQAAQPPFLTSHQKQDSSVAVSIPVTASTHFRAICETGPVSASIASYSPHPEETAALEKDKDKENGDREIENIGSSYTETNSFAVCSATKIFPDHLDEGRNRGSPIIRTDSPSRKKEKRSQHLGADGIYLDDIAELEPEVAALYFPKSDGGSSSMKGESELMMMDVRSANQSPQSVSSSGMDSGIDSLLDQISDLPHVAISLCGGLTDNKEITREQFMKRTISYQQFSENPSIIDDPNLVVKIGNKYYNWSTAAPVMLAMQVYKKPLPQCWCLSYVFSAFGFFSYCFPSLFGYSSSPPESVENIMKERMPKKGGRWWFSWRSRNTDSKSEMVTEAGDREDNSLAMASANSFKDESSSSDEDHRIPSQVSGSCQPEVLSGTVCYKKTLRLTSDQLASLQLKEGPNEVVFSVTTQYQGTCRCHGTIYLWSWNDKIVISDIDGTITRSDTLGHILPTLGKDWTHQGIARLYHRVSLNGYKFMYCSARAIGMADMTRGYLHWVNERGTMLPMGPVLLSPSSLFSAFHREVIEKKPEKFKIECLTDIKHLFYPNSEPFYAAFGNRATDVYSYKEVGIPLNRIFTVNPKGELVQEHAKTNVSSFVRLCDMVDHVFPVLDSDGEANFSHPDTSDECNSWNKELCDSTSQDKEEDLQGTS; from the exons ATGACCCCcatggaagaggaggaggacctcAGCATCCACAGTGAGGATAGCAGCCCCCCTGACAGCTGGTCCTTG TTACAGACCATGAACTATGTGGGACAGCTGGCGGGCCAGGTGTTTGTCCAGGTGAAGGAGCTGTACAGAGGACTCAACCCTGCAACTCTGTCTGGATGCATCGACGTCATAGTGGTCCGACAGCCCGATGGCTCCCTGCAGTGCTCCCCGTTCCATGTCCGCTTTGGAAAAATGGGTGTGCTGAGATCCCGGGAAAAAGTG GTGGACATAGAGATCAATGGGGAGCCTGTGAGCTTGCACATGAAGTTGGGGGAGAATGGAGAGGCCTTCTTCGTCAAGGAGATGGAGAACAAGCTG GAAGTGGTTCCATCCTACCTTGCAACATCCCCCATCTTGTCAACAGGGGAGGATTTAATGGAGAAGGAGCTGCGAAGCCCACATCATCTTG ACGGCTCACATCCTGTCCAAAGCCTGGGAGCACAGTATGCTGATGGAGGtacagaaaagaagaggagaaaaaggagaagaaaggcTAGGCCAGAGGCAGGAGGAgttggaggagctggaggagcaggcaggagagaggagagtGGCGATGACTTCTCAGAGGATGAGGACATGTTCACTATTGACCTGAGCTCTGATGACGAGAAggagggagacaactgcag ATCCAGTGATCAAAGCCCATCAGCCAACGTGCACCCAATCAGCTGGCCTCATTTGCAAAG CTTCAGTAATGTGGCTAAAGAGACTCCGTCCATCCCTGCACTGTGCGGTCTCTCCATCTCTTGTCCTCAGATGATATCTCAGTTTTCTTCTCTTGCTGG CAGTCCAGATGAATCACCATCATTAACACCAAAGAGTGATTCAGAACTGACCAATCGGGCCAACCCTGAGATGCAGTGGGCGTGGGGGGAGCTACCCCAGGCCGCCcag CCACCATTCCTCACCTCCCATCAGAAGCAGGATTCTTCAGTTGCAGTCTCCATCCCAGTTACTGCCAGCACTCATTTCAGAGCCATCTGTGAAACAGGGCCAGTTTCTGCTTCCATCGCTTCCTACTCCCCTCACCCTGAGGAGACTGCAGCCCTCGAAAAGGACAAAGACAAAGAGAATGGAG atagagagatagagaaCATTGGGTCGTCATACACAGAGACGAACAGTTTTGCAGTTTGTTCAGCAACAAAGATTTTCCCTGATCACCTAGATGAAGGCAGGAACAGAGGAAGCCCAATCATTAGGACTGATTCACCATCCAGGAAGAAAG AAAAGAGAAGCCAGCATCTTGGTGCAGATGGCATTTATCTGGATGACATTGCCGAGCTGGAGCCAGAAGTGGCTGCTTTATATTTCCCTAAAAG TGATGGAGGCAGCAGCTCCATGAAAGGGGAGTCTGAGTTGATGATGATGGATGTGAGGAGCGCCAACCAGTCTCCACAGTCAGTGAGCAGCAGTGGGATGGACAGTGGGATTGACAGCTTGCTGGATCAAATTAGCGACCTGCCCCACGTTGCAATCTCGTTGTGTGGAGGACTTACTGACAACAAGGAGATAACCagag AGCAATTCATGAAGAGGACAATTTCCTACCAGCAATTCTCAGAAAATCCTTCCATCATTGATGATCCAAACTTGGTAGTCAAGATAGGAAACAA ATACTACAACTGGAGCACCGCTGCTCCTGTCATGCTGGCCATGCAGGTCTACAAGAAGCCCCTGCCACAG TGTTGGTGTTTGAGTTATGTCTTTTCTGCTTTCGGCTTCTTCTCGTACTGCTTCCCAAGCCTGTTTGGCTACAGCTCCTCTCCACCT GAGTCTGTGGAGAACATCATGAAAGAGAGGATGCCAAAGAAGGGTGGACGCTGGTGGTTCTCGTGGAGAAGCAGGAACACTGACTCTAAATCG GAAATGGTAACGGAAGCAGGAGACAGAGAAGACAACTCACTAGCTATGGCTTCAGCAAACAG CTTCAAGGATGAGTCTTCATCAAGTGATGAGGATCACAGAATCCCCTCTCAGGTGTCTGGATCGTGTCAGCCAGAGGTCCTTTCAGGCACTGTCTGCTATAAGAAGACCCTCCGCCTCACTTCAGACCAATTG GCCAGCCTGCAGCTAAAGGAAGGTCCCAACGAGGTCGTGTTCAGTGTGACCACCCAGTATCAAGGCACCTGTCGATGCCATGGCACAATCTATCTGTGGAGCTGGAATGACAAAATAGTCATCTCCGATATTGATGGAACCATTACCAG GTCTGACACCCTGGGTCACATCCTCCCCACACTAGGAAAAGATTGGACACACCAGGGTATTGCACGGCTCTACCACAGAGTCAGCTT gaATGGATATAAATTTATGTATTGCTCAGCAAGGGCTATTGGCATGGCTGATATGACCCGAGGTTACCTGCACTGGGTCAACGAGAGGGGAACCATGCTGCCTATGGGCCCGGTGCTGCTCAGCCCCAGCAGTCTGTTCTCTGCCTTCCACAG GGAAGTGATTGAGAAGAAACCAGAGAAATTTAAGATTGAGTGTCTCACAGACATCAAGCACCTTTTCTACCCAAACAGTGAACCTTTCTACGCGGCGTTTGGAAACAGAGCTACG GACGTTTATTCCTACAAGGAGGTAGGCATTCCTCTAAACCGAATTTTTACTGTCAATCCAAAGGGGGAGCTGGTTCAGGAGCATGCCAAAACAAATGTCTCCTC CTTTGTGCGCCTGTGTGACATGGTTGACCACGTCTTCCCAGTCCTGGACTCAGATGGGGAGGCCAACTTCTCTCACCCTGACACTTCAGATGAGTGCAATTCCTGGAACAAAGAACTATGTGACAGCACCAGTCAGGACAAGGAAGAAGACCTGCAGGGTACAAGCTGA
- the LOC101171318 gene encoding phosphatidate phosphatase LPIN1 isoform X4, protein MTPMEEEEDLSIHSEDSSPPDSWSLLQTMNYVGQLAGQVFVQVKELYRGLNPATLSGCIDVIVVRQPDGSLQCSPFHVRFGKMGVLRSREKVVDIEINGEPVSLHMKLGENGEAFFVKEMENKLEVVPSYLATSPILSTGEDLMEKELRSPHHLDGSHPVQSLGAQYADGGTEKKRRKRRRKARPEAGGVGGAGGAGRREESGDDFSEDEDMFTIDLSSDDEKEGDNCRSSDQSPSANVHPISWPHLQSFSNVAKETPSIPALCGLSISCPQMISQFSSLAGSPDESPSLTPKSDSELTNRANPEMQWAWGELPQAAQPPFLTSHQKQDSSVAVSIPVTASTHFRAICETGPVSASIASYSPHPEETAALEKDKDKENGDREIENIGSSYTETNSFAVCSATKIFPDHLDEGRNRGSPIIRTDSPSRKKEKRSQHLGADGIYLDDIAELEPEVAALYFPKSDGGSSSMKGESELMMMDVRSANQSPQSVSSSGMDSGIDSLLDQISDLPHVAISLCGGLTDNKEITREQFMKRTISYQQFSENPSIIDDPNLVVKIGNKYYNWSTAAPVMLAMQVYKKPLPQESVENIMKERMPKKGGRWWFSWRSRNTDSKSEMVTEAGDREDNSLAMASANSFKDESSSSDEDHRIPSQVSGSCQPEVLSGTVCYKKTLRLTSDQLASLQLKEGPNEVVFSVTTQYQGTCRCHGTIYLWSWNDKIVISDIDGTITRSDTLGHILPTLGKDWTHQGIARLYHRVSLNGYKFMYCSARAIGMADMTRGYLHWVNERGTMLPMGPVLLSPSSLFSAFHREVIEKKPEKFKIECLTDIKHLFYPNSEPFYAAFGNRATDVYSYKEVGIPLNRIFTVNPKGELVQEHAKTNVSSFVRLCDMVDHVFPVLDSDGEANFSHPDTSDECNSWNKELCDSTSQDKEEDLQGTS, encoded by the exons ATGACCCCcatggaagaggaggaggacctcAGCATCCACAGTGAGGATAGCAGCCCCCCTGACAGCTGGTCCTTG TTACAGACCATGAACTATGTGGGACAGCTGGCGGGCCAGGTGTTTGTCCAGGTGAAGGAGCTGTACAGAGGACTCAACCCTGCAACTCTGTCTGGATGCATCGACGTCATAGTGGTCCGACAGCCCGATGGCTCCCTGCAGTGCTCCCCGTTCCATGTCCGCTTTGGAAAAATGGGTGTGCTGAGATCCCGGGAAAAAGTG GTGGACATAGAGATCAATGGGGAGCCTGTGAGCTTGCACATGAAGTTGGGGGAGAATGGAGAGGCCTTCTTCGTCAAGGAGATGGAGAACAAGCTG GAAGTGGTTCCATCCTACCTTGCAACATCCCCCATCTTGTCAACAGGGGAGGATTTAATGGAGAAGGAGCTGCGAAGCCCACATCATCTTG ACGGCTCACATCCTGTCCAAAGCCTGGGAGCACAGTATGCTGATGGAGGtacagaaaagaagaggagaaaaaggagaagaaaggcTAGGCCAGAGGCAGGAGGAgttggaggagctggaggagcaggcaggagagaggagagtGGCGATGACTTCTCAGAGGATGAGGACATGTTCACTATTGACCTGAGCTCTGATGACGAGAAggagggagacaactgcag ATCCAGTGATCAAAGCCCATCAGCCAACGTGCACCCAATCAGCTGGCCTCATTTGCAAAG CTTCAGTAATGTGGCTAAAGAGACTCCGTCCATCCCTGCACTGTGCGGTCTCTCCATCTCTTGTCCTCAGATGATATCTCAGTTTTCTTCTCTTGCTGG CAGTCCAGATGAATCACCATCATTAACACCAAAGAGTGATTCAGAACTGACCAATCGGGCCAACCCTGAGATGCAGTGGGCGTGGGGGGAGCTACCCCAGGCCGCCcag CCACCATTCCTCACCTCCCATCAGAAGCAGGATTCTTCAGTTGCAGTCTCCATCCCAGTTACTGCCAGCACTCATTTCAGAGCCATCTGTGAAACAGGGCCAGTTTCTGCTTCCATCGCTTCCTACTCCCCTCACCCTGAGGAGACTGCAGCCCTCGAAAAGGACAAAGACAAAGAGAATGGAG atagagagatagagaaCATTGGGTCGTCATACACAGAGACGAACAGTTTTGCAGTTTGTTCAGCAACAAAGATTTTCCCTGATCACCTAGATGAAGGCAGGAACAGAGGAAGCCCAATCATTAGGACTGATTCACCATCCAGGAAGAAAG AAAAGAGAAGCCAGCATCTTGGTGCAGATGGCATTTATCTGGATGACATTGCCGAGCTGGAGCCAGAAGTGGCTGCTTTATATTTCCCTAAAAG TGATGGAGGCAGCAGCTCCATGAAAGGGGAGTCTGAGTTGATGATGATGGATGTGAGGAGCGCCAACCAGTCTCCACAGTCAGTGAGCAGCAGTGGGATGGACAGTGGGATTGACAGCTTGCTGGATCAAATTAGCGACCTGCCCCACGTTGCAATCTCGTTGTGTGGAGGACTTACTGACAACAAGGAGATAACCagag AGCAATTCATGAAGAGGACAATTTCCTACCAGCAATTCTCAGAAAATCCTTCCATCATTGATGATCCAAACTTGGTAGTCAAGATAGGAAACAA ATACTACAACTGGAGCACCGCTGCTCCTGTCATGCTGGCCATGCAGGTCTACAAGAAGCCCCTGCCACAG GAGTCTGTGGAGAACATCATGAAAGAGAGGATGCCAAAGAAGGGTGGACGCTGGTGGTTCTCGTGGAGAAGCAGGAACACTGACTCTAAATCG GAAATGGTAACGGAAGCAGGAGACAGAGAAGACAACTCACTAGCTATGGCTTCAGCAAACAG CTTCAAGGATGAGTCTTCATCAAGTGATGAGGATCACAGAATCCCCTCTCAGGTGTCTGGATCGTGTCAGCCAGAGGTCCTTTCAGGCACTGTCTGCTATAAGAAGACCCTCCGCCTCACTTCAGACCAATTG GCCAGCCTGCAGCTAAAGGAAGGTCCCAACGAGGTCGTGTTCAGTGTGACCACCCAGTATCAAGGCACCTGTCGATGCCATGGCACAATCTATCTGTGGAGCTGGAATGACAAAATAGTCATCTCCGATATTGATGGAACCATTACCAG GTCTGACACCCTGGGTCACATCCTCCCCACACTAGGAAAAGATTGGACACACCAGGGTATTGCACGGCTCTACCACAGAGTCAGCTT gaATGGATATAAATTTATGTATTGCTCAGCAAGGGCTATTGGCATGGCTGATATGACCCGAGGTTACCTGCACTGGGTCAACGAGAGGGGAACCATGCTGCCTATGGGCCCGGTGCTGCTCAGCCCCAGCAGTCTGTTCTCTGCCTTCCACAG GGAAGTGATTGAGAAGAAACCAGAGAAATTTAAGATTGAGTGTCTCACAGACATCAAGCACCTTTTCTACCCAAACAGTGAACCTTTCTACGCGGCGTTTGGAAACAGAGCTACG GACGTTTATTCCTACAAGGAGGTAGGCATTCCTCTAAACCGAATTTTTACTGTCAATCCAAAGGGGGAGCTGGTTCAGGAGCATGCCAAAACAAATGTCTCCTC CTTTGTGCGCCTGTGTGACATGGTTGACCACGTCTTCCCAGTCCTGGACTCAGATGGGGAGGCCAACTTCTCTCACCCTGACACTTCAGATGAGTGCAATTCCTGGAACAAAGAACTATGTGACAGCACCAGTCAGGACAAGGAAGAAGACCTGCAGGGTACAAGCTGA
- the LOC101171318 gene encoding phosphatidate phosphatase LPIN1 isoform X2 — translation MTPMEEEEDLSIHSEDSSPPDSWSLLQTMNYVGQLAGQVFVQVKELYRGLNPATLSGCIDVIVVRQPDGSLQCSPFHVRFGKMGVLRSREKVVDIEINGEPVSLHMKLGENGEAFFVKEMENKLEVVPSYLATSPILSTGEDLMEKELRSPHHLDGSHPVQSLGAQYADGGTEKKRRKRRRKARPEAGGVGGAGGAGRREESGDDFSEDEDMFTIDLSSDDEKEGDNCRSSDQSPSANVHPISWPHLQSFSNVAKETPSIPALCGLSISCPQMISQFSSLAGPDESPSLTPKSDSELTNRANPEMQWAWGELPQAAQPPFLTSHQKQDSSVAVSIPVTASTHFRAICETGPVSASIASYSPHPEETAALEKDKDKENGDREIENIGSSYTETNSFAVCSATKIFPDHLDEGRNRGSPIIRTDSPSRKKEKRSQHLGADGIYLDDIAELEPEVAALYFPKSDGGSSSMKGESELMMMDVRSANQSPQSVSSSGMDSGIDSLLDQISDLPHVAISLCGGLTDNKEITREQFMKRTISYQQFSENPSIIDDPNLVVKIGNKYYNWSTAAPVMLAMQVYKKPLPQCWCLSYVFSAFGFFSYCFPSLFGYSSSPPESVENIMKERMPKKGGRWWFSWRSRNTDSKSEMVTEAGDREDNSLAMASANSFKDESSSSDEDHRIPSQVSGSCQPEVLSGTVCYKKTLRLTSDQLASLQLKEGPNEVVFSVTTQYQGTCRCHGTIYLWSWNDKIVISDIDGTITRSDTLGHILPTLGKDWTHQGIARLYHRVSLNGYKFMYCSARAIGMADMTRGYLHWVNERGTMLPMGPVLLSPSSLFSAFHREVIEKKPEKFKIECLTDIKHLFYPNSEPFYAAFGNRATDVYSYKEVGIPLNRIFTVNPKGELVQEHAKTNVSSFVRLCDMVDHVFPVLDSDGEANFSHPDTSDECNSWNKELCDSTSQDKEEDLQGTS, via the exons ATGACCCCcatggaagaggaggaggacctcAGCATCCACAGTGAGGATAGCAGCCCCCCTGACAGCTGGTCCTTG TTACAGACCATGAACTATGTGGGACAGCTGGCGGGCCAGGTGTTTGTCCAGGTGAAGGAGCTGTACAGAGGACTCAACCCTGCAACTCTGTCTGGATGCATCGACGTCATAGTGGTCCGACAGCCCGATGGCTCCCTGCAGTGCTCCCCGTTCCATGTCCGCTTTGGAAAAATGGGTGTGCTGAGATCCCGGGAAAAAGTG GTGGACATAGAGATCAATGGGGAGCCTGTGAGCTTGCACATGAAGTTGGGGGAGAATGGAGAGGCCTTCTTCGTCAAGGAGATGGAGAACAAGCTG GAAGTGGTTCCATCCTACCTTGCAACATCCCCCATCTTGTCAACAGGGGAGGATTTAATGGAGAAGGAGCTGCGAAGCCCACATCATCTTG ACGGCTCACATCCTGTCCAAAGCCTGGGAGCACAGTATGCTGATGGAGGtacagaaaagaagaggagaaaaaggagaagaaaggcTAGGCCAGAGGCAGGAGGAgttggaggagctggaggagcaggcaggagagaggagagtGGCGATGACTTCTCAGAGGATGAGGACATGTTCACTATTGACCTGAGCTCTGATGACGAGAAggagggagacaactgcag ATCCAGTGATCAAAGCCCATCAGCCAACGTGCACCCAATCAGCTGGCCTCATTTGCAAAG CTTCAGTAATGTGGCTAAAGAGACTCCGTCCATCCCTGCACTGTGCGGTCTCTCCATCTCTTGTCCTCAGATGATATCTCAGTTTTCTTCTCTTGCTGG TCCAGATGAATCACCATCATTAACACCAAAGAGTGATTCAGAACTGACCAATCGGGCCAACCCTGAGATGCAGTGGGCGTGGGGGGAGCTACCCCAGGCCGCCcag CCACCATTCCTCACCTCCCATCAGAAGCAGGATTCTTCAGTTGCAGTCTCCATCCCAGTTACTGCCAGCACTCATTTCAGAGCCATCTGTGAAACAGGGCCAGTTTCTGCTTCCATCGCTTCCTACTCCCCTCACCCTGAGGAGACTGCAGCCCTCGAAAAGGACAAAGACAAAGAGAATGGAG atagagagatagagaaCATTGGGTCGTCATACACAGAGACGAACAGTTTTGCAGTTTGTTCAGCAACAAAGATTTTCCCTGATCACCTAGATGAAGGCAGGAACAGAGGAAGCCCAATCATTAGGACTGATTCACCATCCAGGAAGAAAG AAAAGAGAAGCCAGCATCTTGGTGCAGATGGCATTTATCTGGATGACATTGCCGAGCTGGAGCCAGAAGTGGCTGCTTTATATTTCCCTAAAAG TGATGGAGGCAGCAGCTCCATGAAAGGGGAGTCTGAGTTGATGATGATGGATGTGAGGAGCGCCAACCAGTCTCCACAGTCAGTGAGCAGCAGTGGGATGGACAGTGGGATTGACAGCTTGCTGGATCAAATTAGCGACCTGCCCCACGTTGCAATCTCGTTGTGTGGAGGACTTACTGACAACAAGGAGATAACCagag AGCAATTCATGAAGAGGACAATTTCCTACCAGCAATTCTCAGAAAATCCTTCCATCATTGATGATCCAAACTTGGTAGTCAAGATAGGAAACAA ATACTACAACTGGAGCACCGCTGCTCCTGTCATGCTGGCCATGCAGGTCTACAAGAAGCCCCTGCCACAG TGTTGGTGTTTGAGTTATGTCTTTTCTGCTTTCGGCTTCTTCTCGTACTGCTTCCCAAGCCTGTTTGGCTACAGCTCCTCTCCACCT GAGTCTGTGGAGAACATCATGAAAGAGAGGATGCCAAAGAAGGGTGGACGCTGGTGGTTCTCGTGGAGAAGCAGGAACACTGACTCTAAATCG GAAATGGTAACGGAAGCAGGAGACAGAGAAGACAACTCACTAGCTATGGCTTCAGCAAACAG CTTCAAGGATGAGTCTTCATCAAGTGATGAGGATCACAGAATCCCCTCTCAGGTGTCTGGATCGTGTCAGCCAGAGGTCCTTTCAGGCACTGTCTGCTATAAGAAGACCCTCCGCCTCACTTCAGACCAATTG GCCAGCCTGCAGCTAAAGGAAGGTCCCAACGAGGTCGTGTTCAGTGTGACCACCCAGTATCAAGGCACCTGTCGATGCCATGGCACAATCTATCTGTGGAGCTGGAATGACAAAATAGTCATCTCCGATATTGATGGAACCATTACCAG GTCTGACACCCTGGGTCACATCCTCCCCACACTAGGAAAAGATTGGACACACCAGGGTATTGCACGGCTCTACCACAGAGTCAGCTT gaATGGATATAAATTTATGTATTGCTCAGCAAGGGCTATTGGCATGGCTGATATGACCCGAGGTTACCTGCACTGGGTCAACGAGAGGGGAACCATGCTGCCTATGGGCCCGGTGCTGCTCAGCCCCAGCAGTCTGTTCTCTGCCTTCCACAG GGAAGTGATTGAGAAGAAACCAGAGAAATTTAAGATTGAGTGTCTCACAGACATCAAGCACCTTTTCTACCCAAACAGTGAACCTTTCTACGCGGCGTTTGGAAACAGAGCTACG GACGTTTATTCCTACAAGGAGGTAGGCATTCCTCTAAACCGAATTTTTACTGTCAATCCAAAGGGGGAGCTGGTTCAGGAGCATGCCAAAACAAATGTCTCCTC CTTTGTGCGCCTGTGTGACATGGTTGACCACGTCTTCCCAGTCCTGGACTCAGATGGGGAGGCCAACTTCTCTCACCCTGACACTTCAGATGAGTGCAATTCCTGGAACAAAGAACTATGTGACAGCACCAGTCAGGACAAGGAAGAAGACCTGCAGGGTACAAGCTGA